A single Carnobacterium inhibens subsp. inhibens DSM 13024 DNA region contains:
- the glyA gene encoding serine hydroxymethyltransferase, translating to MMNNKNFDKELFDAIEKESTRQERNIELIASENFVSEAVLAAQGSILTNKYAEGYPGKRYYGGCEFIDVIENLAILRAQELFGAEYVNVQPHSGSSANMAAFNALLTPGDKVLGMDLTHGGHLTHGSPVNFSGKTYHFVSYGVDKQSEEIDYEVVRNLAVEHKPKLIVAGASAYSRKIDFARFRAIADEIGAYLMVDMAHIAGLVAAGLHQNPVPFADVVTTTTHKTLRGPRGGMILAKEEYRKALNSAIFPGIQGGPLEHVIAAKAVAFKEAAAPEFKEYAAQIIKNAKAMEQVLGSSKGHLISGGTDNHLLLFDVTNFGLNGKEAEVLLDKVGITVNKNTIPFETLSPFKTSGIRIGTPAITTRGFDEADSKKVAELIIETLTANGEEDKMRDIQTQVYQLTADHPLHQTN from the coding sequence ATTATGAACAACAAAAATTTTGATAAAGAGTTATTTGATGCAATTGAAAAAGAAAGCACTCGCCAAGAGAGAAATATTGAATTGATTGCCTCAGAAAACTTCGTATCTGAAGCGGTACTTGCAGCTCAAGGAAGCATTTTAACAAACAAATATGCAGAAGGTTACCCTGGTAAACGATACTATGGTGGATGTGAATTTATTGATGTGATAGAAAACTTGGCCATTCTACGTGCGCAAGAACTATTTGGAGCAGAGTATGTAAATGTTCAACCACATTCAGGTTCTAGTGCAAATATGGCAGCTTTCAATGCTTTATTGACCCCGGGAGATAAAGTATTAGGTATGGATTTAACGCACGGTGGTCACTTGACTCATGGTTCTCCGGTAAACTTTAGTGGGAAAACGTATCATTTTGTTTCATATGGTGTAGATAAACAATCGGAAGAAATCGATTACGAAGTTGTGCGTAACTTGGCAGTTGAACATAAACCAAAATTAATCGTAGCTGGAGCGAGTGCTTATTCTCGTAAAATCGATTTTGCACGTTTTAGAGCTATTGCAGATGAAATAGGAGCTTATTTAATGGTCGACATGGCTCATATCGCAGGATTAGTTGCTGCTGGACTACACCAAAACCCAGTCCCTTTTGCAGATGTTGTGACAACGACAACGCATAAAACACTAAGAGGCCCACGAGGTGGGATGATTTTGGCTAAAGAAGAATATCGTAAAGCTTTAAACAGTGCTATTTTCCCGGGTATTCAAGGTGGCCCATTAGAACATGTTATTGCAGCCAAAGCTGTTGCATTTAAAGAAGCTGCTGCTCCAGAGTTTAAAGAGTATGCTGCTCAAATCATTAAAAATGCTAAAGCAATGGAACAAGTGTTGGGTTCGTCAAAAGGTCATTTAATCAGTGGCGGAACAGATAATCATTTATTGTTGTTTGATGTGACAAATTTTGGCTTGAATGGAAAAGAAGCAGAAGTTCTATTAGATAAAGTAGGAATCACGGTAAATAAAAATACGATTCCATTTGAAACGTTAAGCCCGTTTAAAACGAGTGGTATTCGAATTGGAACACCTGCTATCACAACTCGAGGCTTTGATGAAGCTGATTCTAAAAAGGTTGCAGAATTGATCATTGAAACATTAACGGCCAATGGAGAAGAAGACAAGATGAGAGATATTCAAACGCAAGTTTATCAGTTAACAGCTGATCACCCTCTACACCAAACCAACTAA
- a CDS encoding L-threonylcarbamoyladenylate synthase — translation METIIYQPSEVLKAALKLKQGELISFPTETVYGLGADATNEAAVKKVYSAKGRPSDNPLIVHVAAIDEVEQYIKEMPEKAMKLMNAFWPGPLTIIFKVKEDAFGPTVTAGLESVAMRMPNNELTLQLIRETGKPLVGPSANTSGKPSPTTAKHVFHDLKGKIAGVLDDGETGVGLESTVLDMTDADRPMILRPGAMTKEDLESVIGPVFIDRHLVSSDEVPKAPGMKYKHYSPNEPVVIVDGERNLWEKAIKTYKEQGEKIGLLANEAILAELKDEVSAVYSLGEKNSIQEASKGLYSGLRYFESTDATLILAEAYEQIGLGEAYMNRLKKAAGNHFFE, via the coding sequence GTGGAGACTATTATCTATCAACCCTCAGAAGTGCTTAAAGCAGCTCTTAAACTAAAACAAGGTGAACTGATTTCTTTTCCTACAGAAACCGTTTATGGATTAGGGGCAGATGCAACGAATGAAGCAGCAGTGAAAAAAGTCTACTCAGCAAAAGGGAGACCAAGTGACAATCCTTTGATCGTACATGTTGCAGCAATAGATGAAGTTGAACAATATATAAAAGAAATGCCAGAAAAGGCTATGAAATTAATGAACGCTTTTTGGCCAGGACCATTAACAATAATTTTTAAAGTTAAAGAAGATGCTTTTGGCCCCACCGTTACGGCTGGATTAGAGAGTGTGGCAATGCGCATGCCTAATAATGAATTAACGTTACAATTGATTCGTGAAACTGGAAAGCCGCTCGTTGGACCGAGTGCGAATACTTCTGGAAAACCAAGTCCGACAACAGCAAAACATGTTTTTCATGATTTAAAAGGAAAAATAGCAGGAGTGTTGGATGATGGGGAAACAGGAGTGGGATTAGAGTCGACTGTTTTGGATATGACAGATGCGGATAGGCCAATGATATTGAGACCGGGAGCAATGACTAAGGAAGATCTAGAGAGCGTCATTGGACCAGTTTTTATAGATAGACATTTGGTTTCAAGTGATGAAGTACCCAAGGCTCCAGGCATGAAATACAAACACTATAGTCCTAATGAGCCTGTGGTCATTGTTGATGGAGAACGTAATTTATGGGAAAAAGCTATTAAGACCTATAAAGAACAAGGAGAAAAAATTGGTCTTTTAGCGAACGAGGCCATTTTAGCTGAGCTTAAAGATGAAGTAAGTGCTGTCTATTCATTGGGTGAAAAAAATAGTATCCAAGAAGCTTCAAAAGGGTTGTACTCAGGATTAAGGTATTTTGAATCTACAGATGCTACATTGATTTTAGCTGAAGCGTATGAACAAATAGGCTTAGGTGAGGCTTATATGAATCGACTTAAAAAAGCAGCCGGTAATCATTTTTTTGAATAA
- a CDS encoding serine hydrolase domain-containing protein: MYPKTSMFIHQLIEDKLLPGASFGFIKNDERFDYRDGLTAVVPYAETIQEDQIYDIASLTKVFLTTTIILQLWEEGKLNPNDKVSRYLPDFSAQEITLKHLLTHTSGIEGYIPNRDTLSASELKQAILHLPVGSNFEKEVNYTDIGFILLGFIIETIEKDSLVNVFSKRVSGPLNLMDSSYHPSDKQRCAPTELDPKRGLIKGEVHDPKANTLGDHCGSAGLFSTLNDCLTFSQMMLNKGKLNGKRILNETTVLSLLSDWTPNGSLNRSLGWDIKSKGNKDYLFHTGFTGTFILLDILEKEAFVFLSNRVHPTNENKAEYLEQRDKLVECYLTEKEKQK, encoded by the coding sequence ATGTATCCCAAAACAAGCATGTTTATTCACCAACTAATAGAAGATAAATTATTGCCAGGCGCAAGTTTTGGTTTTATCAAAAATGATGAACGATTTGACTATCGGGATGGGTTAACTGCAGTTGTACCTTATGCAGAAACTATCCAAGAGGATCAAATTTATGATATTGCCTCTCTAACTAAAGTTTTCTTAACGACAACGATCATTCTACAGTTATGGGAGGAAGGAAAACTAAATCCAAATGACAAAGTTAGCCGTTATTTGCCAGACTTTTCAGCTCAAGAGATAACACTCAAACATCTACTGACACATACTTCTGGAATAGAAGGATATATTCCTAATAGAGATACTTTATCGGCTAGCGAATTGAAACAAGCCATTTTGCATTTGCCTGTTGGAAGTAACTTCGAAAAAGAAGTGAATTACACGGATATCGGTTTTATTTTATTAGGGTTTATTATTGAAACTATTGAAAAAGACAGCTTAGTCAATGTGTTTTCTAAGCGAGTAAGCGGACCGTTAAATTTAATGGATTCCTCTTACCATCCTAGCGACAAACAAAGATGTGCACCAACTGAACTTGATCCAAAAAGAGGATTAATAAAAGGAGAAGTCCATGATCCAAAGGCCAATACGTTAGGTGACCATTGTGGCAGTGCTGGGTTATTTTCAACACTAAACGATTGTTTGACCTTTAGTCAAATGATGTTGAATAAAGGGAAATTAAATGGAAAACGTATTCTTAATGAAACAACTGTGCTATCATTATTAAGTGATTGGACTCCTAATGGCTCCTTGAATCGGTCTTTAGGATGGGATATCAAATCAAAAGGCAATAAAGACTATTTGTTTCATACTGGTTTTACAGGAACCTTTATCTTATTGGATATCTTGGAAAAGGAAGCGTTTGTTTTTTTATCTAATCGCGTCCATCCTACCAATGAGAATAAAGCAGAATACCTTGAGCAACGAGATAAACTAGTAGAGTGCTATTTAACGGAAAAAGAAAAACAAAAGTAA
- a CDS encoding thymidine kinase: protein MAQLFFKYGAMNSGKTIEILKVAYNYEEQNKPVAIMTSGLDDRDEIGVVSSRIGLRREGIAIFEETNVFETIQALDYVPACVLIDESQFLKKEHVLQLAHIVDELDIPVMAFGLKNDFKNELFEGSQYLLLYADKIEEMKTICWYCHKKATMNMRMIDGKPVYAGEQIQIGGNESYFPVCRKHYFNPIIKDDL from the coding sequence ATGGCTCAACTTTTTTTTAAATACGGTGCAATGAACAGTGGAAAGACGATTGAAATTCTAAAAGTAGCATATAATTATGAAGAACAAAACAAACCAGTAGCAATTATGACCAGCGGATTAGATGATCGTGACGAGATTGGTGTAGTATCCAGTCGAATCGGATTGAGACGCGAGGGAATTGCTATATTCGAAGAAACGAATGTTTTTGAAACCATTCAAGCGTTGGACTACGTTCCCGCTTGTGTGTTGATTGATGAATCACAATTTCTAAAGAAAGAACACGTGCTTCAGTTGGCTCATATCGTGGATGAATTAGATATTCCAGTTATGGCATTTGGCTTGAAAAATGATTTTAAAAATGAATTATTTGAGGGATCACAGTATCTGTTACTATACGCGGACAAAATAGAAGAAATGAAAACTATTTGTTGGTATTGCCATAAAAAAGCAACCATGAATATGCGTATGATCGATGGAAAGCCCGTTTATGCTGGAGAACAAATTCAAATAGGGGGAAATGAAAGTTATTTCCCTGTATGTCGTAAACATTACTTCAATCCAATAATAAAGGACGACTTATAG
- a CDS encoding Mur ligase family protein → MSIRSTFAIAVGKTTKWGLHTFLKGGSSYPGQLTQKLDPTVLGTLSRNYDVVIVTGTNGKTLTTALTYQVLKQKYPEIITNPTGANMLQGIISTFLEHHSYTNNNKKKAAVLEVDEASLIHVTKYIKPKAIVFTNVFRDQMDRYGEIYTTYQMMLNGAALAPDALIVSNGDAPIFNSKETVNKRVYFGFDHLPDGELKAHYNTDGVLCPHCNNILHYKFLTYSNLGKYYCPNCDFKRPDLTYRLTDLTHMDHESSRFEIEGEDFEIKIGGQYNIYNALAAYSVGRILDVSTDQIRAGFAASKRVFGRQEVIQIDDKEITINLVKNPVGLNQVLDMIKLTPEPFSLVSILNANYADGTDVSWIWDANYEIVTEMDIKQVTVGGERVEDITARLEVAGIPEEELQVIPTIPEIIKNFKNAPTKKIYVLATYTAVLQLRKELANQGYIEGGM, encoded by the coding sequence TTGAGTATACGTAGCACATTTGCCATTGCAGTAGGAAAAACAACTAAATGGGGGCTTCATACGTTCCTTAAAGGCGGAAGTAGTTATCCTGGTCAACTGACACAAAAATTAGATCCTACCGTATTAGGCACTTTATCAAGAAATTATGACGTGGTTATCGTAACCGGAACAAACGGTAAAACACTGACAACGGCTTTGACTTATCAAGTTTTAAAACAAAAATATCCTGAAATCATTACAAATCCTACTGGCGCAAATATGCTGCAAGGAATCATCTCAACTTTTCTTGAACACCATTCTTATACAAACAACAATAAGAAAAAAGCTGCTGTTCTTGAAGTAGATGAAGCTAGTTTGATTCATGTAACAAAATACATCAAACCGAAAGCCATTGTTTTTACAAATGTTTTCCGTGATCAAATGGATCGATATGGTGAAATTTATACCACTTATCAAATGATGCTGAATGGTGCAGCGTTAGCTCCTGATGCTTTGATTGTGAGCAATGGGGACGCTCCAATTTTCAATTCAAAAGAAACCGTCAATAAACGTGTTTACTTTGGTTTTGATCATCTCCCAGATGGAGAATTAAAAGCTCATTACAATACGGATGGCGTATTATGCCCTCACTGCAATAATATTTTGCATTATAAATTCTTAACTTATAGCAACTTAGGAAAGTATTATTGTCCGAATTGTGATTTTAAACGTCCTGACCTAACATATCGCTTAACAGACTTAACGCACATGGATCACGAGTCTTCTCGTTTTGAAATTGAAGGAGAAGACTTCGAAATTAAAATCGGCGGACAATACAATATTTATAATGCTTTAGCTGCTTATAGTGTTGGCCGTATATTGGATGTTTCTACTGATCAAATTCGTGCTGGATTTGCTGCATCAAAACGCGTTTTTGGACGTCAAGAAGTCATCCAGATCGATGATAAAGAAATTACGATCAACTTAGTTAAAAATCCTGTTGGGTTGAATCAAGTTTTAGATATGATCAAACTAACTCCTGAACCTTTCTCGCTTGTTTCTATTCTAAATGCTAATTATGCAGATGGAACAGATGTCAGTTGGATCTGGGATGCCAATTATGAGATCGTAACAGAAATGGATATCAAACAAGTCACTGTTGGTGGTGAGCGTGTAGAAGATATTACAGCACGTTTAGAAGTAGCGGGCATTCCAGAAGAAGAGCTTCAAGTTATTCCGACTATACCTGAAATCATCAAAAACTTTAAAAATGCTCCAACGAAAAAAATATACGTCCTAGCTACTTATACAGCTGTCTTACAATTGCGCAAAGAGTTAGCAAACCAAGGCTATATTGAGGGAGGTATGTAA
- the prmC gene encoding peptide chain release factor N(5)-glutamine methyltransferase, with product MKSKTTYREVLKWASSFLETCKREPIAAELLLRERQDWSKTDIMMHLNDEIPSDVKHQLLKDVSDHGSGIPVQQIVGYGWFYDRKFKVTKDTLIPRPETEGIVDIFLKETRANQKLSVLDIGTGTGIIGITIKKERPLFDVTATDLSSKALKVAKENAEVLDADVRLLEGDLTEPVKSETFDVIISNPPYISNDEVRYMDESVLHYEPHLALFAENNGLAIYQRLAKETPAILNPGGEILLEIGFKQGKKVQELFQSAFPTANVTIEKDMSGNDRLIRVKTN from the coding sequence ATGAAGAGTAAGACAACTTATAGAGAAGTCCTGAAATGGGCTTCTTCTTTTTTAGAAACTTGTAAGAGAGAGCCCATTGCTGCAGAACTTTTACTAAGAGAACGCCAAGACTGGTCTAAAACAGACATCATGATGCATTTAAATGATGAAATCCCCTCTGATGTGAAGCATCAATTGTTAAAAGATGTATCCGATCATGGCTCGGGAATTCCGGTCCAGCAGATAGTAGGATATGGATGGTTTTACGATCGTAAGTTTAAAGTGACAAAAGACACGTTAATTCCACGACCTGAAACGGAAGGAATCGTGGATATTTTTTTAAAGGAAACCAGAGCAAATCAAAAATTATCGGTTTTGGATATTGGAACGGGAACAGGGATCATTGGCATTACAATTAAAAAGGAACGTCCGCTTTTTGATGTAACTGCAACCGATCTGTCTTCTAAAGCATTGAAAGTAGCTAAAGAAAATGCGGAGGTTCTAGATGCAGATGTTCGGTTGTTGGAAGGTGATTTAACAGAACCTGTAAAATCAGAAACATTCGATGTCATTATTTCGAATCCGCCTTATATTTCAAATGATGAAGTTCGTTATATGGATGAAAGTGTTTTGCACTATGAACCACATCTTGCTTTATTTGCTGAAAACAATGGGTTAGCTATTTATCAAAGATTAGCTAAAGAGACGCCTGCTATTTTAAATCCAGGCGGTGAAATTTTATTAGAGATTGGCTTTAAGCAAGGAAAAAAAGTTCAAGAACTGTTCCAGTCAGCTTTTCCAACAGCTAATGTGACAATTGAAAAAGATATGAGCGGCAATGATCGACTAATCAGAGTTAAAACAAACTAA
- the prfA gene encoding peptide chain release factor 1 — MFDRLESVEGRYEELNELLSDPEVVSDTKRLMKLTKEEAAIRETVTTYRRYKEVSRDIADTEEMLGEKLDAEMAEMAKEELNDLKKEKTEIEEAMKVLMLPKDENDDRNIIMEIRGAAGGDEAQLFAGTLFNMYQKYADAQGWKTEVLDANITGIGGYKEITLMITGDNVYSKLKYENGAHRVQRVPATESQGRIHTSTATVVVMPEAEEVELDLPDKDIRTDIYHASGAGGQHVNKTASAVRLTHLPTGIAVAMQDERSQIKNREKAMKVLRARVYDHIQQAAQSEYDAERKSAIGTGDRSERIRTYNFPQSRVTDHRIGLTIQKLDQILSGKLDEIIDALILNDQTAKMEQLQHEE, encoded by the coding sequence ATGTTTGATAGATTGGAAAGCGTTGAAGGACGTTATGAAGAATTAAATGAATTATTAAGTGACCCAGAGGTTGTCAGCGATACAAAACGACTAATGAAATTAACGAAAGAAGAAGCAGCTATTCGTGAAACGGTAACTACCTATCGTCGTTACAAAGAAGTCAGTCGAGATATTGCAGACACTGAAGAAATGCTTGGTGAAAAATTAGATGCTGAAATGGCTGAAATGGCAAAAGAAGAATTAAATGATTTAAAGAAAGAAAAAACAGAAATCGAAGAAGCCATGAAAGTCCTTATGTTGCCAAAAGATGAAAATGATGACCGTAATATCATTATGGAAATCAGAGGAGCAGCTGGTGGAGATGAAGCACAATTATTTGCTGGGACTCTATTTAACATGTATCAAAAATACGCTGACGCACAAGGTTGGAAAACTGAAGTCTTAGATGCCAACATTACGGGCATTGGCGGATACAAAGAAATTACCTTAATGATCACTGGAGACAATGTTTATTCTAAGTTGAAGTATGAAAATGGTGCTCACCGAGTACAACGTGTCCCTGCAACAGAATCGCAAGGCCGTATCCATACATCAACAGCAACTGTAGTTGTTATGCCTGAAGCTGAAGAAGTTGAATTAGATTTGCCAGACAAAGATATTCGGACAGATATCTATCACGCAAGTGGAGCCGGCGGACAGCACGTTAATAAAACAGCCTCTGCCGTACGTTTGACTCATTTACCTACAGGAATTGCTGTAGCGATGCAAGATGAACGTTCGCAAATCAAAAACCGCGAGAAAGCGATGAAAGTATTGCGTGCCAGAGTATACGATCATATACAACAAGCGGCTCAAAGTGAATACGATGCTGAACGGAAATCAGCTATTGGAACAGGAGATCGTTCAGAACGAATCCGTACGTACAATTTCCCGCAAAGCCGCGTAACTGATCACCGTATTGGATTGACGATTCAAAAATTAGATCAAATTTTATCTGGTAAATTAGATGAAATTATTGATGCTTTGATTTTGAATGATCAAACAGCCAAAATGGAGCAATTGCAACATGAAGAGTAA
- the upp gene encoding uracil phosphoribosyltransferase, whose translation MSKVQVMDHPLIQHKLTILRDKNTGTKDFREAVNEIARLMAFEVSRDMPLQDVEIETPLVKSIQKELAGKKVAIIPILRAGLGMVDGMLDLIPAAKVGHVGMYRDHETLEPVEYFVKLPSDINERQLLVVDPMLATGGSAIAAIDSLKKRGASTIKFVCLVAAPEGVEALEQAHPDVEIYTAALDERLDENGYIIPGLGDAGDRLFGTL comes from the coding sequence ATGTCGAAAGTTCAAGTTATGGATCATCCATTAATCCAACATAAATTAACCATTCTTCGCGATAAGAATACTGGTACGAAAGATTTTAGAGAAGCAGTTAACGAAATTGCACGTTTAATGGCATTTGAGGTCTCAAGAGATATGCCTTTACAAGATGTGGAAATTGAAACGCCTTTAGTAAAATCTATTCAAAAAGAATTAGCTGGTAAAAAGGTTGCGATTATCCCAATTCTAAGAGCTGGATTAGGTATGGTCGATGGAATGTTAGATTTAATTCCTGCAGCAAAAGTTGGACACGTAGGAATGTACCGTGATCATGAAACTTTAGAACCGGTAGAGTATTTTGTGAAATTACCATCGGATATCAATGAACGTCAATTACTAGTGGTTGACCCAATGCTTGCTACAGGCGGATCAGCTATTGCTGCTATTGATTCATTGAAAAAACGTGGTGCTTCAACCATCAAATTTGTCTGTCTAGTTGCAGCTCCAGAAGGTGTGGAAGCTTTAGAACAAGCACACCCTGATGTAGAAATTTATACAGCAGCATTAGATGAACGCTTAGACGAAAATGGATACATTATACCAGGACTAGGTGACGCTGGAGATCGATTATTTGGAACTCTTTAA
- a CDS encoding VOC family protein, protein MPLSEKTIIGKVVLNVENIDNMKNFYTSIIGLELKNETEQIVQLGAFGDEQVLLELKPVVPFGEKPAATGLYHMAFLLPTRKDLGEILYHLLVSKYPLTGASDHGYSEALYLDDPEGNGIEIYTDKPKSMWDIREDGQIAGVTEPMDAEAVIGEAKQEFQGMPKGSYMGHVHLFVAELEETEAFYKDILGFDLKFKFGPQAKFFAAGEYHHQIGANVWAGRNIPAAQEGIRGLNYFTILVSSADELAQVKEKLDAKNYSYVLDETTQAISLKDTNGIEIKIMVAS, encoded by the coding sequence ATGCCGTTATCAGAGAAAACGATTATTGGAAAAGTAGTATTGAATGTTGAAAATATAGATAACATGAAAAATTTCTATACATCTATTATAGGATTAGAGCTAAAAAATGAAACAGAACAAATTGTTCAATTGGGTGCGTTCGGTGATGAACAAGTCTTATTGGAATTAAAACCAGTTGTACCATTTGGAGAAAAGCCAGCTGCTACTGGGTTATACCATATGGCCTTTTTATTGCCAACTCGTAAAGACTTGGGAGAAATTTTGTATCACCTTTTAGTATCAAAATACCCATTAACTGGTGCAAGTGACCATGGATATAGCGAAGCTCTTTATCTAGACGATCCAGAAGGCAATGGCATTGAAATTTATACAGATAAGCCTAAATCCATGTGGGATATTCGAGAAGATGGACAAATTGCTGGTGTAACAGAACCAATGGATGCAGAAGCTGTGATTGGAGAAGCTAAGCAAGAATTCCAAGGAATGCCTAAAGGAAGCTATATGGGACATGTTCATTTATTCGTTGCAGAATTAGAAGAAACAGAAGCTTTTTACAAAGATATTTTAGGATTTGATTTAAAATTCAAATTCGGTCCTCAAGCAAAATTCTTTGCAGCAGGCGAATACCATCATCAAATTGGAGCGAATGTATGGGCTGGAAGAAATATTCCTGCAGCACAAGAAGGTATAAGAGGTCTAAATTACTTTACGATCCTAGTTTCATCTGCGGATGAATTAGCACAAGTAAAAGAAAAGCTAGATGCAAAAAATTATAGCTATGTATTAGATGAAACAACACAAGCCATTTCGTTGAAAGATACAAATGGCATAGAAATCAAAATTATGGTGGCTTCATAA
- a CDS encoding type 1 glutamine amidotransferase: MIELNVCHLYGDLLNTYGDNGNLLMLKHRAKKRGINFNIEIVSLNDPFDADKYDLVFFGGGQDFEQRIVSKDIQAKKEAITEYIENDGVTVGICGGFQLLGHYYVDAAGNRINGIGALNHYTLNQDDNRFIGDIVIKNDDFGETYKGFENHNGRTFLGEGVKPLGVVEMGYGNNGEDKTEGAHYKQTYCSYFHGPLLVRNTTLTDRILKEAVKKRFPKEAEELFD, from the coding sequence ATGATTGAATTAAATGTTTGTCATCTTTATGGAGATTTATTAAATACTTATGGGGATAACGGCAACTTATTAATGTTAAAACACCGTGCTAAAAAAAGAGGTATCAACTTTAATATTGAAATCGTTAGTTTAAATGACCCTTTTGATGCAGATAAATATGATTTGGTTTTCTTCGGTGGTGGACAAGACTTTGAACAACGGATTGTTTCAAAAGATATCCAAGCTAAAAAAGAGGCTATTACTGAATACATCGAAAATGATGGTGTTACAGTCGGCATTTGTGGCGGCTTCCAGTTATTGGGTCACTATTACGTAGATGCTGCTGGAAATAGAATCAACGGTATCGGTGCTTTGAACCACTACACCTTGAATCAAGATGACAATCGCTTTATTGGTGATATTGTTATCAAAAATGATGATTTTGGCGAAACCTATAAAGGTTTTGAAAACCATAATGGTCGTACTTTTCTTGGTGAAGGCGTTAAACCTTTGGGTGTTGTTGAAATGGGTTATGGCAATAATGGCGAAGATAAAACAGAAGGTGCTCATTATAAGCAAACCTACTGTTCATACTTCCATGGTCCCTTATTAGTTAGAAATACAACATTAACTGATCGTATTTTGAAAGAAGCAGTAAAAAAACGATTCCCTAAAGAAGCAGAAGAATTATTTGATTAA
- the manA gene encoding mannose-6-phosphate isomerase, class I — protein MNEPLILEPVLQEKIWGGKKLNEVFGYDLPSDKTGEAWAISAHPNGPSVVKNGVYKGMTLAEVWDQHREVFGNEEGDVFPLLTKILDAAEDLSVQVHPDDRYGMEHEGELGKTECWYVIDADEGAEIIYGHHAQTKEELEQMILDGKWDDLLRRIKVKKGDFFYVPSGTIHAIGGGITILETQQSSDTTYRVYDYDRKDDQGNLRELHVKQSVDVTTVPHVDATPETKTTKQKEANVTTFIQTDFFDVYKWEVNGKADFHATAPYTLVSVLEGNGKLIVEAGEYSLTKGTHLILPNDIKEWTIEGKLEIIASNS, from the coding sequence ATGAATGAACCATTGATCTTAGAACCTGTTTTACAAGAAAAAATTTGGGGTGGAAAAAAACTGAATGAAGTATTTGGTTATGATTTACCGAGCGACAAAACTGGTGAAGCTTGGGCAATTAGTGCTCATCCCAATGGACCAAGTGTAGTAAAAAATGGAGTCTATAAAGGCATGACTTTAGCCGAAGTATGGGACCAGCATCGGGAAGTATTCGGAAACGAAGAAGGAGATGTCTTTCCTTTGTTAACAAAAATATTAGACGCTGCTGAAGACTTGTCGGTCCAAGTTCATCCAGATGACCGTTACGGTATGGAACATGAAGGAGAACTAGGCAAAACAGAGTGCTGGTATGTCATTGATGCTGACGAAGGTGCTGAAATCATTTATGGGCATCATGCTCAAACAAAAGAAGAGTTAGAACAAATGATTCTTGATGGGAAATGGGACGATCTATTACGCCGTATCAAAGTGAAAAAAGGCGACTTTTTCTATGTACCAAGTGGAACAATCCATGCAATTGGCGGTGGGATAACGATTCTTGAAACGCAGCAATCGAGTGATACGACATATCGTGTGTATGATTATGATCGAAAAGATGATCAAGGTAATTTAAGAGAATTGCACGTTAAACAATCCGTTGATGTGACAACTGTTCCGCATGTTGATGCAACTCCTGAAACAAAAACAACAAAACAAAAAGAAGCTAATGTGACGACATTTATCCAAACAGACTTTTTTGACGTTTATAAATGGGAAGTAAACGGTAAAGCAGACTTCCATGCAACTGCACCATATACTCTTGTAAGCGTTCTGGAAGGAAACGGCAAATTAATTGTCGAAGCAGGAGAGTACTCATTAACAAAAGGTACACACTTGATTTTGCCAAACGACATTAAAGAATGGACTATTGAAGGCAAATTAGAAATCATCGCATCAAATTCATAG